The genomic segment cgGGATAGCCGCCTTGGTGGTACGATCCTGTAAGTAACGTAGAGTCTATCAAACAGACGATTTCCACGTGTCAGAAACGATCATCCGTTTTAAATACAGGCGTGGCTCCTATATAAAAAGCAAAAACTTGCGTTGTTTTTGCAGACAAGCAGCACGCCACCACCACCGGACAAGGAAACGCCGCCTCTGTCGAAACTCGAGTTGACCAACTGCAAAGAAATAATGGAGGGCCGTGTGCAGGTTCAATGGGAGATGATAGGAGACGATATCCAGATCAGAGTGTCCGGCCGGATCAACGAGGACCAGTACGTCGCGTTCGGTTTATCCGGTCGCGAAGGGAAGCCCGAAATGATCGGTGGCGACGTGGTTGTAGTCGCTTACGACAACAGGACCGGTAAATTCATCGCGGTCGACTATTATTTGTCGGATTACGCTCAATGCGACGGCAAGAAGGGTGTGTGTCCCGATGAAAGGGTCGGAGGGAAGAACGACGCCGTTCTTGTGCACGGAGAACGAAAGAACGGCGTAACGACAGGTAAGAAATTACTTTTTCAATGATCGCGAAAAGCATCTGTATTTATCGTAGCATTTGTACACGTACTGATTAATTaggtccaagtatattaaatttatttattgcgtTTATCATCGAAGATTACAGCGTGATGTAACGTTCGCGATCGACATTTCAGTTACTTATATGAGACCTATGAGTACAAACGAGCCGGTAAAGGACAGAATGATCCCGAACACAGAAACGAGCGTAATCGCGGCGATAGGACCTCTGAATATGAGAGGAGAAGCCAATGCTCATCACAGCTTCGACAGGACGAACGAGGACATTCGTATTGATTTTACGTCGAGGAACGTGCACGAGTGTACAAATTCCCTCTACAACCTCCCGGACATGTCTGACATCGAACCCTGGCCAGCAGCCGTAATCACCAACGAAACTACCTTCAGCGCGAGGATCGGACCTGCTGGTGGGAAAAGAGGATACACGAGGATCACAGGTATCCTCCCTTGTATGCTACGTTCGTTGGATAACTTTCAAAACGAGTGTTAAAAAGAGAACCTATTGGgctattatttttaacaaatcgtTTTATCCCGTATCTTTTTTATACGTTCGTGTCGTGTTGTTCGAATATCGTAATGATCGGGGATTAAAACGTAGGACAACCTGCTTGGGGAATCGCGTGGTACATCAACGACTTGCTGATCCCTGAAATCACAGTGGAGAGAGGACAGACGTACACGTTCATAGTCGAAGGTGGGAACGATCCGGCTAATCCAGCAAGGCGAGTTGAaatttcaaactattaatttgtaTTCTGTTTCCTTGATTTCGCCGCTCGTTCGATGTTCGataattataggaaatttgtaGCGCCGGCATACATCGTTCGCTGCCATTCGATTACGATTTTCCATGGAATTTAGAACGTATTGTCGAAGCTATCGTTTTACGAATTGTTTCTTTTCGAAATTACCGAAAAGTTTCTGCTTCGCGTAGAATGCAAGAACGCGATTTCTTTCCTGCAGGTACCATCCATTTTATATCACCGACAGTCCAGAGGGTGGATTCGGTCAAAAGACCGAGACAGAGCAAAGGGCACAGAGAGTGTTTGCTGGAGTGAAATACGACACGGACGGATATCCTTATCCCACGGCGGCTGGTCGCTACTGCGAATGGGTTCACAAGACGGTAGACATGAGCGCGGATATGGAAACTTTTGAGAATTTCTTTGAAACCCTTAGACTAGAGTGTGACAAGGGTGAGCCCGCTAAACTTGTTTGGACCGTGGCCGAAGATACTCCGGATTTGGTCTATTATCAGGTACGATTCATAAAGATACAATTGACGAATGTCAATTGTCACGAATAAAAAACGTTATTCAACGAGAACAATTTGTCTCCGCAGTGTTACACGCACAATAACCTGGGCTGGAAGATAAACGTTGTCAACAGCGCACACGCGGTCATGCCGTTACTGTCGATGGTTACAACGACGTTCGTCGTCGGTATGTTACAATTCATAAGATGAATTAACCCTTAAATATTGCCTAAAACATACGCGGCAAGTTACGACCGTTCGTGCGATCGCGAGGATAGATCTGAAACAAAACGAGACGAAGGGAAAGGTAAATTCGGATTCGAATGAAACTCGCGTAGATAACGAGAgtgataaaacaaaaacaaaaaaaggcgATTGTTAAAATCCGCTGAACACGATACAAGGTTGTAAGAAAGTACTTAGCCCGTAAGGTTTAATCGTACGTAAAAGATTAGCAGAATATTTTTAAGATCTCTATCAGattcaatatttcatattatactatatatatatgtatatgtatatttatatatacacatatatatatataattatatatattatatacatacata from the Bombus terrestris chromosome 1, iyBomTerr1.2, whole genome shotgun sequence genome contains:
- the LOC100643838 gene encoding protein Skeletor, isoforms B/C isoform X2, whose amino-acid sequence is MDATSLRLISGLLLFAYTASHFSHANNGPNYYGKLIGSLKNYAHGIKGDVYAVDDTTIFIKGFCYDGTGPDAYFWVGNSSTPTPQGYIVPYPEIKEGSDPVVLKLYNYTDIILKLPNGKRIRDIKWLSVWCRRFTVNFGDVFIPANLKAPKARVLPEFSRLAHGLRSGNITILDCKTIYIPNLHYDGAGPDAYFWVGNGSEPNTFGIKVPSERQSLAPLSGYQGADIEIVLPANLTVHDIDWLSVWCVQFKHNFGHVMIPKDLDVPPALGQTKIATSSTPPPPDKETPPLSKLELTNCKEIMEGRVQVQWEMIGDDIQIRVSGRINEDQYVAFGLSGREGKPEMIGGDVVVVAYDNRTGKFIAVDYYLSDYAQCDGKKGVCPDERVGGKNDAVLVHGERKNGVTTVTYMRPMSTNEPVKDRMIPNTETSVIAAIGPLNMRGEANAHHSFDRTNEDIRIDFTSRNVHECTNSLYNLPDMSDIEPWPAAVITNETTFSARIGPAGGKRGYTRITGQPAWGIAWYINDLLIPEITVERGQTYTFIVEGGNDPANPARYHPFYITDSPEGGFGQKTETEQRAQRVFAGVKYDTDGYPYPTAAGRYCEWVHKTVDMSADMETFENFFETLRLECDKGEPAKLVWTVAEDTPDLVYYQCYTHNNLGWKINVVNSAHAVMPLLSMVTTTFVVGMLQFIR
- the LOC100643838 gene encoding protein Skeletor, isoforms B/C isoform X1, giving the protein MDATSLRLISGLLLFAYTASHFSHANNGPNYYGKLIGSLKNYAHGIKGDVYAVDDTTIFIKGFCYDGTGPDAYFWVGNSSTPTPQGYIVPYPEIKEGSDPVVLKLYNYTDIILKLPNGKRIRDIKWLSVWCRRFTVNFGDVFIPANLKAPKARVLPEFSRLAHGLRSGNITILDCKTIYIPNLHYDGAGPDAYFWVGNGSEPNTFGIKVPSERQSLAPLSGYQGADIEIVLPANLTVHDIDWLSVWCVQFKHNFGHVMIPKDLDVPPALGQTKIAPPWWYDPTSSTPPPPDKETPPLSKLELTNCKEIMEGRVQVQWEMIGDDIQIRVSGRINEDQYVAFGLSGREGKPEMIGGDVVVVAYDNRTGKFIAVDYYLSDYAQCDGKKGVCPDERVGGKNDAVLVHGERKNGVTTVTYMRPMSTNEPVKDRMIPNTETSVIAAIGPLNMRGEANAHHSFDRTNEDIRIDFTSRNVHECTNSLYNLPDMSDIEPWPAAVITNETTFSARIGPAGGKRGYTRITGQPAWGIAWYINDLLIPEITVERGQTYTFIVEGGNDPANPARYHPFYITDSPEGGFGQKTETEQRAQRVFAGVKYDTDGYPYPTAAGRYCEWVHKTVDMSADMETFENFFETLRLECDKGEPAKLVWTVAEDTPDLVYYQCYTHNNLGWKINVVNSAHAVMPLLSMVTTTFVVGMLQFIR